A genomic window from Camelina sativa cultivar DH55 chromosome 2, Cs, whole genome shotgun sequence includes:
- the LOC104750647 gene encoding uncharacterized protein LOC104750647 codes for MEKITKISKASEDDVDKQQHHTNEVQEKIILNPNFEDGLNNWTGRACKIVLHESMDGGRILPLSGKVFASATQRKDTWNGIQQEISGRFQRKRVYEVTAVVRIFGNNVTSATVQATLWVLNANQRDQYIGIANVQATDRNWVELKGKFIIHGSPSRAILYLEGPPPGSDILLNSLVVKHARRSRPSPPPFYENPGFGVNIVENSEVVDGTTQPWFTLGNCKLSVGQGAPRTLPPMARDTLGPHKPLGGSYILVSNRTQTWMGPAQMITDKLKLFLTYQVSAWVKIGVGVSGSSISPQNVNIALSVDNEWVNGGQLEVTVGDAWHEIGGSFRLEKQPQNVMVYVQGPAAGIDLMIAALQIFPVDRRERIRCLKREVDQVRKRDIVLKFSGLDDDSFDLFPYIVKVKQTYNSFPLGTCINRSSIDNEDFVDFFTKNFNWAVFENELKWNSTEAERGKLNYQDADDMLDLCIGNNINVRGHCIFWEVEFRVQPWLRQLNKTELMNAVQKRVTDRIMLWGFWELSMNRENGNLVEAEGEVNEAGKRFMDMKQEWLSHAYGIINDESEFFPLGLPENVLMRH; via the exons ATGGAGAAGATTACAAAAATAAGCAAAGCAAGTGAGGATGATGTTGATAAG CAGCAGCATCACACTAACGAAGTGCAGGAGAAAAttatcctaaaccctaattttgaggATGGCCTGAACAACTGGACTGGAAGAGCGTGCAAGATTGTCTTACACGAATCCATGGACGGAGGGAGAATCTTGCCGCTCTCAGGAAAAGTTTTCGCATCAGCAACACAGCGTAAAGACACATGGAATGGTATTCAACAGGAGATTTCGGGAAGGTTCCAGAGGAAGCGTGTGTACGAAGTAACAGCAGTGGTTCGAATATTTGGCAACAATGTCACAAGTGCAACAGTACAGGCTACTCTCTGGGTCTTAAACGCAAACCAACGTGACCAATACATAGGCATTGCCAA TGTTCAGGCAACAGATAGGAATTGGGTAGAGTTAAAGGGTAAATTCATAATCCATGGTTCACCATCGAGGGCAATACTATACCTTGAAGGACCACCTCCAGGATCTGACATTCTTCTCAACAGTTTAGTTGTTAAACATGCTAGAAGGAGTCGTCCTTCTCCTCCACCTTTCTACGAG AATCCTGGTTTCGGAGTCAATATAGTCGAAAACAGTGAAGTGGTAGATGGGACAACGCAGCCATGGTTCACTTTAGGTAACTGCAAGTTGAGTGTGGGACAAGGCGCTCCTCGCACTCTGCCCCCAATGGCCAGAGACACGCTTGGTCCTCATAAACCTCTAGGCGGAAGCTACATCCTCGTGAGTAACAGAACGCAGACTTGGATGGGTCCGGCTCAGATGATAACCGATAAACTCAAACTCTTTTTGACATATCAAGTCTCCGCATGGGTCAAGATTGGTGTGGGAGTGAGTGGTAGTAGTATAAGTCCTCAGAATGTGAACATTGCACTTAGCGTTGATAACGAATGGGTCAACGGCGGACAACTCGAGGTCACCGTTGGTGATGCATGGCATGAAATCGGCGGATCCTTTAGGCTCGAGAAGCAGCCACAAAATGTCATGGTTTACGTTCAAGGTCCTGCAGCTGGTATTGATTTGATGATCGCGGCATTGCAGATTTTTCCCGTGGATCGACGAGAACGTATCAGATGTCTTAAAAGAGAAGTTGATCAG GTACGTAAGCGCGACATCGTCCTGAAATTCTCAGGACTAGACGACGACTCCTTCGATTTGTTTCCTTACATAGTGAAGGTGAAACAAACATACAACAGTTTCCCACTAGGAACGTGCATTAACAGATCAAGCATAGACAATGAAGACTTCGTAGATTTCTTCACTAAGAACTTCAACTGGGCAGTGTTTGAAAACGAGCTCAAGTGGAACTCGACAGAGGCCGAACGTGGGAAGCTCAATTACCAAGATGCAGACGACATGTTGGATCTGTGTATCGGCAACAACATCAACGTTAGAGGACACTGCATCTTCTGGGAAGTTGAGTTCAGAGTTCAGCCGTGGCTTCGCCAGCTCAACAAAACCGAGCTTATGAACGCGGTCCAGAAGCGTGTCACGGACC GAATAATGTTATGGGGTTTCTGGGAACTATCTATGAATAGGGAGAACGGAAATCTGGTGGAGGCAGAAGGAGAAGTAAACGAAGCCGGAAAAAGATTTATGGATATGAAACAAGAATGGTTATCTCATGCATATGGGATCATCAATGATGAATCNGAGTTTTTCCCattgggtttaccggagaatgTTTTAATGAGGCATTGA
- the LOC104722146 gene encoding inositol-tetrakisphosphate 1-kinase 3 isoform X4 — MLQCVADMNLSDSYGRVGVPKQLVIKRDASSIPEAVNRAGLRLPLVAKPLVADGSAKSHELSLAYDQHSLLKLEPPLVLQEFVNHGGVLFKVYIVGEAIRVVRRFSLPDVSRRELSKAAGVFHFPRVSCAAASADDADLDPNIAELPPRQLLERLAKELRRGLGLRLFNLDIIREHGTRDQFYVIDINYFPGYGKMPEYEHVFTDFLLSVVQSQCKKRALADQY, encoded by the exons ATGCTTCAGTGTGTTGCGGACATGAATCTGTCTGATAGTTATG GACGAGTGGGTGTGCCCAAACAACTGGTAATTAAAAGGGATGCATCCTCAATCCCCGAGGCTGTCAATAGAGCTGGGCTGAGACTACCTCTTG TTGCAAAGCCTCTGGTTGCTGATGGAAGTGCAAAGTCACATGAGCTTTCATTGGCTTACGATCAGCACTCCCTTCTGAAGCTCGAGCCTCCTCTTGTTCTTCAGGAGTTTGTTAACCATG GAGGTGttcttttcaaagtttacaTTGTTGGGGAAGCTATTAGAGTGGTCCGGCGTTTCTCCCTACCTGATGTCTCCAGACGAGAACTCTCCAAAGCAGCTGGTGTATTCCATTTCCCCCGGGTCTCTTGTGCTGCAGCTTCTGCTGATGATGCAGATTTGGACCCAAACATCGCTG AGCTTCCGCCACGTCAATTGTTGGAGAGACTGGCAAAGGAACTCCGTCGTGGATTA GGTCTAAGGCTGTTCAATTTAGACATAATTAGAGAGCATGGGACAAGAGATCAATTCTATGTAATCGACATTAACTATTTCCCAG GATATGGGAAGATGCCAGAGTATGAGCATGTATTCACTGATTTCTTATTGAGTGTGGTGCAAAGCCAATGTAAGAAACGAGCCTTGGCAGATCAATACTAA
- the LOC104722146 gene encoding inositol-tetrakisphosphate 1-kinase 3 isoform X2, which produces MKLIDDKEIDDGEVTMNGGREMETAEHEREEISSPPCSLVIEEFPLKRSIVVGYALTSKKIKSFLQPKLEGLARNKGILFVAIDQKRPLSEQGPFDIVLHKQIGKEWRLILEEYRLGHPDVTVLDPPDAILHLRNRQSMLQCVADMNLSDSYGRVGVPKQLVIKRDASSIPEAVNRAGLRLPLVAKPLVADGSAKSHELSLAYDQHSLLKLEPPLVLQEFVNHGGVLFKVYIVGEAIRVVRRFSLPDVSRRELSKAAGVFHFPRVSCAAASADDADLDPNIAELPPRQLLERLAKELRRGLGLRLFNLDIIREHGTRDQFYVIDINYFPGYGKMPEYEHVFTDFLLSVVQSQCKKRALADQY; this is translated from the exons ATGAAGCTAATAGACGATAAGGAGATTGACGACGGAGAGGTTACGATGAACGGAGGTCGAGAAATGGAGACGGCAGAGCACGAGCGAGAGGAGATATCGTCGCCGCCGTGTTCGTTAGTGATCGAAGAGTTTCCGTTGAAGAGATCGATCGTTGTAGGTTATGCTCTTACATCGAAGAAGATTAAGAGCTTTTTGCAACCAAAACTCGAAGGTTTAGCTAG GAATAAGGGGATATTATTTGTGGCGATAGATCAGAAGAGACCACTTTCAGAGCAGGGTCCGTTTGATATTGTGTTACATAAG CAAATTGGAAAAGAATGGCGCCTCATTCTTGAG GAATATAGGCTAGGACATCCAGATGTCACAGTTCTTGATCCTCCAGATGCAATACTACATCTCCGTAATCGTCAGTCAATGCTTCAGTGTGTTGCGGACATGAATCTGTCTGATAGTTATG GACGAGTGGGTGTGCCCAAACAACTGGTAATTAAAAGGGATGCATCCTCAATCCCCGAGGCTGTCAATAGAGCTGGGCTGAGACTACCTCTTG TTGCAAAGCCTCTGGTTGCTGATGGAAGTGCAAAGTCACATGAGCTTTCATTGGCTTACGATCAGCACTCCCTTCTGAAGCTCGAGCCTCCTCTTGTTCTTCAGGAGTTTGTTAACCATG GAGGTGttcttttcaaagtttacaTTGTTGGGGAAGCTATTAGAGTGGTCCGGCGTTTCTCCCTACCTGATGTCTCCAGACGAGAACTCTCCAAAGCAGCTGGTGTATTCCATTTCCCCCGGGTCTCTTGTGCTGCAGCTTCTGCTGATGATGCAGATTTGGACCCAAACATCGCTG AGCTTCCGCCACGTCAATTGTTGGAGAGACTGGCAAAGGAACTCCGTCGTGGATTA GGTCTAAGGCTGTTCAATTTAGACATAATTAGAGAGCATGGGACAAGAGATCAATTCTATGTAATCGACATTAACTATTTCCCAG GATATGGGAAGATGCCAGAGTATGAGCATGTATTCACTGATTTCTTATTGAGTGTGGTGCAAAGCCAATGTAAGAAACGAGCCTTGGCAGATCAATACTAA